Sequence from the Ancalomicrobiaceae bacterium S20 genome:
CGACACCACGACGGACGCCGTGACGCTCTTTGCCGAGGATCATCCGAGCGCCGCGCATGCGGCCGATCTCGCGCGCGTTCGGCGCTGGCTGGCAGCGGCGGGCGCGCTGGCGCGGACCGAACGCGCGTTGCGGCTGCCGCGCGCGGGCGGTCCGGGCGATATCGCGGTCCGCAGCCGCGACTGGGCCGAGACACGGCCGGAATGGGGGCTGGCGGGTTGCAAGGCCTTCATCGCCGCGCCGCGCTCGCGCACCGCGGGCAAGAGCCTGGAAGGCCGCGCCTTCCTGTACGATTACGACTGGCGGCAGGACAAGGACTTCGGCGTGCTGGAGCTGATCCTGACCGCGCCGGTCGTGGTCGCGAGCTGGATCAGCCTGCAATACTACGGCTCGACCGTGTCGCCGGAGGTGTTCGGCGGCGGCAACAAGCTCCTGCACAACGTGGTTGGCGGCATCGGCGTGGTCGAGGGTAACGGCGGACCGCTGCGCGTCGGCCTGCCCTGGCAGTCGGTGCATGACGGCGAGCGCTATATGCACGAACCGCTGCGGCTGTCGGTGCTGATCGAGGCGCCGCGCGAGGCCATGACCGAGATCCTCGCCCGGCATCCGCAGGTCCGGGCGCTGTTCGACAACCGCTGGCTCCACCTTTTCGCGCTCGACGACGCGGGCCGGATGGCGTGGCGCTATGCCGGCGACCTGCGCTGGGCATCCGAAGGCGAAGCGACGACCGAGCCGTTGCGGCGGGCTGGCTAAGAGACAGCGCCGCGAGAACGGGTGCAGAGGCCCGGTTGCCCGGCAGGGCGATCGAGCCTCTGGCCTTTGCCGGCAACGGGGCCTTACTCTGGCGCGCCCCTGCCGAGAGAAGGAAAGCCCCTTGCCCGATCACTCGTCCGACGCCACCAGAGCCGACCGCCTGGCCAGTCTCCTGCGTGACGCCCGCGCCTCCGGCGAGGCGCTGGCGTCCGTGCCGGACGACCTCATGCCCCGCGATGCGGCCGAGGCGGACGCCTGCCAGTTCGCGGTCGTCGACAGTCTCGGTGCGATCGGCGCCTTCAAGGTGATGCAGGTCGGCGATGCCGCCGGCAGTCTCGGGCCGATCCCCGCGCGCCACGTGCTGACCGCGCCCTGCTCGCTGGCGCTGCCGTCGTCGCGGATCCGGATCGAGCTCGAGCTGGCGTTCCGGATCGGGCGCGATCTCCCCGGCCGTGCCGACGGCCACCCTTACGGCCGCAACGAGGTCGCCGAGGCGATCGCGAGCGCGCTCCCGGTGTTCGAGATCGTCGAGTCGCGCCTGCCCGCCGGTCTGTCGGGACTGATCGGCCGCGCCGATTCGATGAGCAATTGGGGCCTGGCGCTCGGCACCGAGATCTCCGACTGGCGGACGCAGGTCCGTTCCGATCTCACCGTGCGGCTGACCATCGCCGGCCGCACCGTGGTCGACAGCGTCGGCGGGCACCCGTCTGGCGATCCCGCCCATGCGCTGCCCTGGCTCGCCAACGCGCTGGTCGCCGCCGGCCGGCCGCTCGCGGCCGGCCAGATCGTGACCAC
This genomic interval carries:
- a CDS encoding fumarylacetoacetate hydrolase family protein; amino-acid sequence: MPDHSSDATRADRLASLLRDARASGEALASVPDDLMPRDAAEADACQFAVVDSLGAIGAFKVMQVGDAAGSLGPIPARHVLTAPCSLALPSSRIRIELELAFRIGRDLPGRADGHPYGRNEVAEAIASALPVFEIVESRLPAGLSGLIGRADSMSNWGLALGTEISDWRTQVRSDLTVRLTIAGRTVVDSVGGHPSGDPAHALPWLANALVAAGRPLAAGQIVTTGAFGGAHPVEAGDTVEGAIGDFDPIAMRFTAA